One genomic segment of Arachis duranensis cultivar V14167 chromosome 4, aradu.V14167.gnm2.J7QH, whole genome shotgun sequence includes these proteins:
- the LOC107486328 gene encoding AAA-ATPase At3g28580-like, whose protein sequence is MGFEEMWSKIGSIMATIMFMYAMFEKFFPPHLRMHVQKYTHKLASFLSPYIQITFPEFAGERLKRSEAFTAIQTYLSATSSLSAKRLKAEVVKDSQTPVVLSMDDSEEVSDEFKGVKVWWLLNKTTLKTQSFSFYPASDEKRYYTLSFHNRYRDLIAHSYIPHVLEEGKAIKIKNRQLKLYTNNCSTGWYGWNRAKWSNVTFEHPARFETLAMEPNKKEEIINDLIKFKKGKEYYAKIGKAWKRGYLLYGPPGTGKSTMIAAMANFLYYDVYDLELTSVKDNTQLRTLLIETSSKSILVIEDIDCSLDLTGKRRNKRNGKGNQDNDESNKDPVKNAEEEENKDSKVTLSGLLNCIDGIWSACAGERIIVFTTNFVDKLDPALIRSGRMDKHIELSYCCFEAFKVLATNYLDIDDHHHHHLFSIVERLLGEVNVTPADVAEKIMPKSNSDDSEICLKNLIEFLESAKKKEEEEDEEESRLKEEKERENGELKNNNGVKENGFIH, encoded by the exons ATGGGGTTTGAGGAAATGTGGTCAAAAATAGGATCAATAATGGCTACCATAATGTTCATGTATGCCATGTTTGAGAAATTCTTCCCTCCTCACCTCCGTATGCATGTCCAAAAGTACACACACAAACTAGCATCCTTCTTGTCTCCATACATCCAAATAACTTTCCCTGAGTTCGCCGGCGAGCGCCTCAAGCGAAGCGAGGCCTTCACGGCCATCCAAACATACCTGAGCGCCACCTCTTCCCTCAGCGCGAAAAGGCTGAAGGCGGAAGTGGTCAAGGACAGCCAAACCCCGGTAGTACTGAGCATGGATGACAGTGAAGAAGTGAGTGATGAGTTCAAAGGTGTTAAGGTTTGGTGGCTCTTAAACAAAACCACACTCAAAACGCAATCGTTTTCGTTCTATCCAGCTTCTGATGAGAAGAGATACTACACTTTAAGCTTTCACAACCGTTATAGGGACCTCATTGCTCACTCTTACATCCCTCATGTCTTGGAAGAAGGGAAAGCAATCAAGATCAAGAACAGGCAATTGAAGCTCTACACCAACAATTGCAGCACTG GTTGGTATGGATGGAACAGAGCAAAGTGGAGCAATGTGACATTTGAGCACCCTGCAAGGTTTGAGACATTAGCCATGGAGCCAAATAAGAAGGAAGAGATAATAAATGATCTTATTAAATTCAAGAAGGGAAAAGAGTACTATGCCAAAATTGGCAAGGCATGGAAAAGAGGGTATTTGCTATATGGTCCTCCAGGTACTGGAAAATCTACCATGATAGCCGCAATGGCGAATTTCCTATACTATGATGTCTATGATCTTGAGTTAACATCAGTGAAGGACAACACACAATTGAGGACCCTATTGATTGAGACATCAAGCAAGTCTATCTTGGTGATTGAGGACATTGATTGTTCCCTTGATCTCACcggaaaaaggagaaacaagAGAAATGGGAAAGGGAATCAAGATAATGATGAATCTAATAAAGATCCTGTTAAAAatgctgaagaagaagagaataaggATAGTAAGGTAACATTATCAG ggCTATTGAATTGCATTGATGGTATTTGGTCAGCTTGTGCTGGAGAGAGGATCATAGTTTTCACCACGAATTTTGTGGACAAGCTTGATCCAGCACTCATTAGGAGTGGAAGAATGGACAAACACATTGAGTTGTCTTATTGTTGCTTTGAGGCTTTTAAGGTTCTTGCAACAAACTACTTGGACATTGATgatcaccatcaccatcacttGTTTTCCATTGTTGAGAGGTTGTTGGGTGAAGTGAATGTTACACCTGCTGATGTTGCTGAGAAGATCATGCCGAAATCGAACTCTGATGATTCGGAGATATGTTTGAAGAACTTGATTGAGTTTCTTGAGAGtgccaagaagaaggaggaggaggaggatgaagaaGAATCAAGGTtgaaggaggagaaagagagggaaaatggAGAGTTGAAGAATAATAATGGAGTGAAAGAGAATGGTTTCATCCACTGA